One Candidatus Paceibacterota bacterium DNA segment encodes these proteins:
- a CDS encoding PCRF domain-containing protein → MNYDWRQYQTSQKVHTPTNPTDEAIVEIRAGAGGQEAAIFAGDLFSMYRKHAQSKGWRFEVLDSTPGDSGGYKNVSFEIRGDNAFKNMRYESGVHRVQRVPDTERSGRVHTSTATVAVLPIASEQEVSIRPDEIELSFSRAGGPGGQNVNKVETAVRILHKPTGIVISCRQERSQHGNREKAMEMLRTKLAEIKRLEATGNITEERRKQIGTGDRSEKIRTYNFPQDRITDHRIKKNWGNIERILAGNMDPIFQAMQEGMANPDQPTQ, encoded by the coding sequence ATGAATTACGACTGGAGACAGTATCAAACATCACAAAAGGTTCATACACCTACCAACCCAACTGACGAAGCAATTGTTGAAATTCGTGCAGGTGCTGGTGGCCAAGAAGCTGCGATTTTTGCTGGAGACCTTTTCTCTATGTATCGTAAACACGCCCAAAGCAAAGGGTGGCGCTTTGAAGTTCTTGACTCTACTCCCGGGGATTCTGGTGGGTATAAAAACGTCTCTTTCGAAATACGCGGAGACAATGCGTTTAAGAACATGCGCTATGAATCGGGGGTGCATCGCGTGCAGCGGGTGCCCGACACAGAACGTAGCGGTCGTGTACATACATCGACGGCAACTGTAGCCGTCCTCCCCATCGCATCAGAACAGGAAGTGAGCATCCGCCCCGATGAGATTGAACTCTCCTTCTCTCGGGCGGGCGGGCCTGGAGGTCAGAACGTTAACAAAGTAGAGACTGCAGTCCGCATTCTGCACAAACCGACAGGCATCGTTATCTCGTGCCGCCAAGAGCGAAGCCAGCATGGCAACCGAGAAAAAGCCATGGAAATGCTCCGTACAAAACTTGCCGAAATTAAACGCCTTGAGGCCACTGGAAACATTACCGAAGAGCGCCGTAAGCAGATCGGCACTGGAGATCGCTCTGAAAAGATCCGTACCTATAACTTCCCCCAAGATCGTATCACCGATCACCGCATCAAAAAGAACTGGGGCAATATCGAGCGCATTCTCGCCGGCAACATGGATCCTATTTTCCAGGCCATGCAAGAAGGTATGGCAAACCCCGATCAACCTACGCAATAA